Proteins encoded by one window of Pseudonocardia alni:
- a CDS encoding Trp biosynthesis-associated membrane protein has product MTAPGDDGAAAPTAGRTDRRALGLTVLGLLLGAGALWGAGAAEWFVLEVPTATRGTVELGATGAQLQPAVTAVAALLVAAVAALVALSGIARRVLGVLVGLAGAAAVVLTLRLVAVPPSAVELASARSGLTAPNAPAGSGAVSATPWPWLAVAGGVVALAAAVLLVVREPRLPRLGARYAAPGTQAATTPADPDRAAWERLDAGGDPTVGPREGEN; this is encoded by the coding sequence GTGACGGCGCCCGGCGACGACGGCGCCGCCGCGCCCACGGCGGGCCGCACCGACCGGCGGGCACTCGGCCTGACCGTGCTCGGCCTGCTGCTCGGCGCCGGTGCGCTGTGGGGTGCCGGTGCGGCCGAGTGGTTCGTGCTGGAGGTGCCCACCGCGACCCGCGGCACCGTCGAGCTCGGCGCCACCGGCGCGCAGCTGCAGCCCGCCGTCACCGCGGTCGCGGCGCTGCTGGTGGCGGCCGTCGCCGCGCTGGTCGCGCTGTCCGGGATCGCCCGCCGCGTGCTGGGCGTGCTGGTCGGGCTCGCCGGGGCGGCCGCGGTGGTGCTGACCCTGCGGCTGGTCGCCGTGCCGCCGTCGGCGGTGGAGCTGGCCTCGGCCCGTTCCGGGCTGACCGCACCGAACGCCCCCGCGGGCTCCGGTGCGGTCTCGGCGACGCCGTGGCCCTGGCTGGCCGTCGCCGGCGGGGTCGTCGCGCTCGCCGCGGCGGTGCTGCTGGTGGTCCGCGAGCCGCGGCTGCCGCGGCTCGGCGCCCGGTACGCCGCACCGGGGACGCAGGCGGCCACGACACCGGCCGACCCCGACCGGGCGGCCTGGGAACGGCTCGACGCCGGCGGCGACCCGACCGTCGGCCCGCGTGAGGGGGAGAACTAG
- the lgt gene encoding prolipoprotein diacylglyceryl transferase, whose amino-acid sequence MLVTLATVLPAALPASIPSPDRGVWHLGPVPIRAYALCIIAGIAVALWWGERRLQARGGRAGTVLDVAVWAVPFGLLGGRLYHVATDWRTYFGPGGNPWGALEIWNGGLGIWGAIALGGVGAWIGCRRHGVPLPLFADAVAPGIIVAQAIGRLGNWFNQELYGGPTTLPWGLEIYRRVDPATGLDDPLGGVALDPTPIAVVHPTFLYELLWNLVVAALIVLADRRFRLGHGKVFALYVAGYTLGRFFIELMRTDPATRVFGDVRINVVVSAVVFVGAVLYVAFARRGREEFVAPEPEDTTAPGEQGTPQEREDA is encoded by the coding sequence GTGCTCGTCACGCTCGCCACCGTCCTGCCCGCCGCGCTCCCGGCCTCGATCCCCAGCCCGGACCGCGGTGTCTGGCACCTCGGCCCGGTCCCGATCCGGGCGTACGCGCTGTGCATCATCGCCGGCATCGCGGTCGCCCTGTGGTGGGGCGAGCGTCGGCTGCAGGCGCGCGGCGGGCGGGCCGGGACGGTGCTCGACGTCGCGGTGTGGGCGGTGCCGTTCGGCCTGCTCGGCGGGCGGCTCTACCACGTCGCCACCGACTGGCGGACCTACTTCGGCCCCGGCGGCAACCCGTGGGGTGCGCTGGAGATCTGGAACGGCGGGCTCGGGATCTGGGGCGCCATCGCGCTCGGCGGGGTCGGGGCCTGGATCGGCTGCCGCCGCCACGGCGTCCCGCTGCCGCTGTTCGCCGACGCGGTCGCGCCCGGCATCATCGTCGCCCAGGCGATCGGGCGGCTCGGGAACTGGTTCAACCAGGAGCTCTACGGCGGCCCGACCACGCTGCCCTGGGGCCTGGAGATCTACCGTCGGGTCGACCCCGCGACCGGGCTGGACGACCCGCTCGGCGGCGTCGCGCTCGACCCCACGCCGATCGCGGTCGTGCACCCCACCTTCCTCTACGAGCTGCTGTGGAACCTCGTCGTCGCCGCGCTGATCGTGCTGGCCGACCGCCGGTTCCGGCTCGGCCACGGCAAGGTGTTCGCGCTCTACGTCGCGGGCTACACCCTCGGCCGGTTCTTCATCGAGCTCATGCGCACGGATCCGGCGACCCGCGTGTTCGGCGACGTCCGGATCAACGTCGTCGTCTCGGCCGTCGTGTTCGTCGGGGCGGTGCTCTACGTCGCGTTCGCCCGGCGCGGCCGCGAGGAGTTCGTCGCGCCCGAGCCGGAGGACACCACCGCTCCCGGGGAGCAGGGCACGCCCCAGGAGCGCGAGGACGCGTGA
- the pyk gene encoding pyruvate kinase, producing MTRRTKIVCTIGPATATPDRIRDLVEAGMDVARLNFSHGDRADHKRVYEMVRDAADSTGRAVGILADLQGPKIRLGRFTDGPTEWATGEEVRITVDDVAGTPDRVSTTYKGLAQDAQVDDRLLVDDGKVGLRVVAVDGNDVVCRVTEGGPVSDNKGLSLPGMNISVPALSDKDIADLEFAMSLRADVVALSFVRSPADIDLVHKIMDNTGAGRVPVIAKLEKPEAVDNLEAVVLAFDGIMVARGDLGVELPLQNVPLVQKRAVQIARENAKPVIVATQMLESMITSSRPTRAEASDVANAVLDGTDAVMLSGETSVGRYPIKTVRTMAEIVEAVEAGPADVPPLNHVPRTKRGVLSYAARDIGERLSARALVAFSQSGDTVRRLARLHTRLPLLAFTPEPAVRSQLAMTWGVETFLVDKVDSTDAMIRQVDHAILSIGRFKPGDLVVVVAGSPPSTVGSTNLIRVHRLGENDHA from the coding sequence GTGACACGTCGAACCAAGATCGTCTGCACCATCGGTCCGGCCACGGCGACCCCGGACCGGATCCGTGACCTCGTGGAAGCGGGCATGGACGTGGCCCGGCTGAACTTCAGCCACGGGGACCGCGCCGACCACAAGCGCGTCTACGAGATGGTCCGCGACGCCGCCGACTCGACCGGGCGGGCCGTCGGCATCCTCGCCGACCTGCAGGGCCCGAAGATCCGGCTCGGCCGCTTCACCGACGGGCCCACCGAGTGGGCGACCGGCGAGGAGGTGCGGATCACGGTCGACGACGTGGCAGGTACCCCCGACCGGGTCTCCACCACCTACAAGGGCCTCGCCCAGGACGCCCAGGTCGACGACCGGTTGCTCGTCGACGACGGCAAGGTCGGCCTGCGGGTCGTCGCCGTCGACGGCAACGACGTGGTCTGCCGGGTGACCGAGGGCGGCCCCGTCTCGGACAACAAGGGCCTGTCGCTGCCCGGGATGAACATCTCGGTGCCCGCGCTGTCGGACAAGGACATCGCGGACCTGGAGTTCGCGATGTCGCTGCGGGCCGACGTCGTCGCGCTGTCGTTCGTGCGGAGCCCCGCGGACATCGACCTCGTCCACAAGATCATGGACAACACCGGCGCCGGCCGCGTCCCGGTGATCGCGAAGCTGGAGAAGCCGGAGGCCGTCGACAACCTCGAGGCCGTCGTGCTCGCCTTCGACGGCATCATGGTCGCCCGCGGTGACCTGGGCGTGGAGCTGCCGCTGCAGAACGTGCCGCTGGTGCAGAAGCGCGCGGTGCAGATCGCACGGGAGAACGCCAAGCCGGTCATCGTCGCGACCCAGATGCTGGAGTCGATGATCACCAGCTCGCGCCCGACCCGCGCCGAGGCCTCCGACGTGGCGAACGCCGTCCTCGACGGCACCGACGCCGTGATGCTCTCCGGCGAGACCAGCGTCGGCCGCTACCCGATCAAGACCGTGCGGACGATGGCCGAGATCGTCGAGGCCGTCGAGGCGGGCCCGGCCGACGTGCCGCCGCTCAACCACGTGCCCCGCACCAAGCGTGGCGTGCTGTCCTACGCCGCCCGCGACATCGGCGAGCGGCTCTCGGCGCGGGCGCTGGTCGCGTTCTCCCAGTCCGGTGACACGGTCCGCCGCCTGGCCCGGCTGCACACCCGGCTCCCGTTGCTGGCGTTCACCCCGGAGCCCGCGGTGCGCAGTCAGCTCGCGATGACCTGGGGCGTCGAGACGTTCCTGGTCGACAAGGTCGACTCGACCGACGCGATGATCCGCCAGGTCGACCACGCGATCCTGTCGATCGGCAGGTTCAAGCCGGGTGACCTGGTGGTCGTCGTCGCCGGGTCGCCGCCCTCCACGGTCGGTTCGACCAACCTGATCCGGGTGCACCGCCTGGGCGAGAACGACCACGCCTGA
- the trpC gene encoding indole-3-glycerol phosphate synthase TrpC: MSTTGTAGTAGHPNGTPGRVPSVLESIVDGVREDLAERESVVDLAEIKRRAAAAPPPRDAMAALREPGVGVIAEVKRASPSKGSLADIPDPADLAEAYSANGARVISVLTEQRRFGGSLADFDAVRARVDTPLLRKDFVVTPYQVHEARAHGADVVLLIVAALEQPVLASLLDRVESLGMTPLVEVHTEEECDRALEAGATLIGVNARNLHTLEVNRSVFGEIAPGLPSHVLKVAESGVRGPGDLLTYAGWGADAVLVGEGLVTSGDPSAAVRGLVAAGFHPSCSRNGG; this comes from the coding sequence GTGAGCACTACGGGCACTGCCGGTACTGCCGGACACCCGAACGGGACACCGGGTCGCGTACCCAGCGTCCTCGAGTCCATCGTGGACGGAGTCCGGGAGGACCTCGCCGAGCGCGAGAGCGTCGTCGACCTCGCCGAGATCAAACGGCGGGCCGCGGCCGCGCCGCCGCCGCGGGACGCGATGGCGGCCCTGCGCGAGCCGGGTGTCGGCGTCATCGCCGAGGTGAAGCGGGCCAGCCCGTCGAAGGGGTCGCTCGCCGACATCCCCGACCCGGCCGACCTCGCCGAGGCCTACTCCGCCAACGGCGCGCGGGTGATCAGCGTGCTCACCGAGCAGCGCCGCTTCGGCGGCTCGCTGGCCGACTTCGACGCCGTCCGCGCCCGGGTCGACACCCCGCTGCTGCGCAAGGACTTCGTCGTCACGCCGTACCAGGTGCACGAGGCCCGTGCGCACGGCGCGGACGTCGTACTGCTGATCGTCGCCGCGCTGGAGCAGCCGGTGCTCGCCTCGTTGCTCGACCGCGTCGAGTCGCTCGGGATGACCCCGCTGGTCGAGGTGCACACCGAGGAGGAGTGCGACCGCGCCCTGGAGGCCGGCGCCACCCTGATCGGGGTGAACGCCCGCAACCTGCACACCCTCGAGGTGAACCGGTCGGTCTTCGGTGAGATCGCCCCCGGGCTGCCGTCGCACGTGCTCAAGGTCGCCGAGTCCGGCGTCCGTGGCCCCGGTGACCTGCTCACCTACGCGGGCTGGGGAGCCGACGCGGTGCTGGTGGGCGAGGGCCTGGTGACCAGCGGTGACCCGTCGGCCGCGGTGCGCGGGCTGGTCGCGGCCGGGTTCCACCCGTCCTGCAGCCGCAACGGCGGCTGA
- a CDS encoding acyl-CoA thioesterase yields MSADSATAQTAADGEPRGQAVLDDLVALLDLERLEDNLFRGVSPPVSLPRVFGGQVAGQALVAAGRTVAADRGVHSLHAYFIRPGDPSIPIVYETERVRDGRSFTTRRVLAIQRGEPIFSLSASFQLPQNGLEHSQPMPSDVPAPDAVDDLGTRAARGDGGWMAGLPRPLDIRLIDEPSWSQDHPGPSDDPLRLWLRADGELPDDPLLHVCLLTYASDLTLLGSVVARHDVPRTGLQMASLDHAMWFHAPFRADEWLLYSCFSPAASGGRGLASGRFFTADGRLVATTMQEGLVRVPRAGRDARP; encoded by the coding sequence GTGAGTGCCGATTCCGCAACCGCGCAGACCGCAGCCGACGGTGAACCGCGCGGCCAGGCCGTCCTCGACGACCTGGTCGCACTGCTGGACCTGGAGCGGCTGGAGGACAACCTCTTCCGCGGGGTGAGCCCGCCGGTGTCGCTGCCCCGTGTGTTCGGCGGGCAGGTCGCGGGCCAGGCGCTGGTCGCCGCGGGCCGCACGGTGGCGGCCGACCGGGGCGTCCACTCGCTGCACGCCTACTTCATCCGGCCCGGGGACCCGAGCATTCCGATCGTCTACGAGACCGAGCGGGTCCGCGACGGCCGGTCGTTCACCACCCGCCGGGTGCTCGCCATCCAGCGCGGCGAGCCGATATTCTCGCTGTCGGCGTCGTTCCAGCTGCCGCAGAACGGCCTGGAGCACTCTCAGCCGATGCCCTCGGACGTCCCCGCGCCGGATGCCGTCGACGACCTCGGCACCCGCGCCGCCCGCGGCGACGGAGGCTGGATGGCCGGGCTGCCGCGCCCGCTGGACATCCGGCTGATCGACGAGCCGTCCTGGTCGCAGGACCACCCCGGTCCGTCCGACGACCCGCTGCGGCTGTGGCTGCGCGCCGACGGCGAGCTGCCCGACGACCCGCTGCTGCACGTCTGCCTGCTCACCTACGCCAGCGACCTGACCCTGCTGGGGTCGGTCGTCGCCCGCCACGACGTGCCCCGGACCGGGCTGCAGATGGCGAGCCTGGACCACGCGATGTGGTTCCACGCGCCGTTCCGGGCCGACGAGTGGCTGCTGTACTCGTGCTTCTCGCCGGCCGCGTCGGGCGGGCGCGGCCTCGCGAGCGGCCGCTTCTTCACCGCCGACGGCCGCCTGGTCGCCACCACCATGCAGGAGGGACTCGTCCGGGTCCCGCGCGCCGGGAGGGACGCACGCCCATGA
- a CDS encoding DUF2461 domain-containing protein, translated as MSAFAGFGDGAVEFYDGLLADNSRAYWTDQREVYESDVRGPMTALLADLEPEFGAGKVFRPYRDVRFAADKTPYKTHCGGFAEPFYVEVSADGMLAAGGYYHMAPDQLTRYRESVDDQRRGEDLRARLDTARAAGFTVDGATLKTRPRGTDPGHPRLDLLRHKGLYVSRNWPPDDVLHGPRARDRVRTVWRASRPVTEWLDDHVGPSELPRR; from the coding sequence GTGAGCGCGTTCGCGGGCTTCGGCGACGGCGCCGTCGAGTTCTACGACGGCCTGCTCGCCGACAACTCCCGGGCGTACTGGACCGACCAGCGCGAGGTCTACGAGAGCGACGTCCGCGGCCCGATGACGGCGCTGCTCGCCGACCTCGAACCGGAGTTCGGGGCGGGCAAGGTGTTCCGGCCCTACCGCGACGTGCGCTTCGCCGCGGACAAGACGCCGTACAAGACCCACTGCGGCGGCTTCGCCGAGCCGTTCTACGTCGAGGTGTCCGCGGACGGGATGCTCGCCGCGGGCGGCTACTACCACATGGCGCCCGACCAGCTGACCCGCTACCGCGAGAGCGTCGACGACCAGCGCCGCGGCGAGGACCTGCGGGCCCGGCTCGACACCGCCCGCGCCGCCGGGTTCACCGTCGACGGCGCGACGCTCAAGACCCGCCCGCGCGGCACCGACCCCGGCCATCCGCGGCTGGACCTGCTGCGGCACAAGGGGCTCTACGTGTCGCGGAACTGGCCGCCGGACGACGTGCTGCACGGCCCGCGGGCCCGGGACCGGGTCCGCACGGTCTGGCGGGCCTCCCGCCCGGTCACCGAGTGGCTCGACGACCACGTCGGTCCCAGCGAGCTCCCGCGCCGCTGA
- a CDS encoding dienelactone hydrolase family protein, whose product MTVESEISLPSVNGGRLPGFLARPETTTPGPAIVMIYEIFGMTPEMRRVARDLAREGYTVLIPDLFARGRVKPLCIASTVATMATGRGAALGDCESARRWLADQPTVDADRIGVMGFCMGGGFAMLLSQSGLYRVAVPFYGRAGVEVEPVCPVVASFGGRDAQFADGYPQRLEADLTERGIPHDVVVYPEAGHSFMTRTPGVKGAVARRTPLHAEYHEPSATDATERVRAFLRDHL is encoded by the coding sequence ATGACCGTCGAGTCCGAGATCTCACTGCCCAGTGTCAACGGCGGCAGGCTGCCCGGCTTCCTGGCCCGCCCCGAGACCACCACCCCGGGCCCGGCGATCGTGATGATCTACGAGATCTTCGGGATGACCCCGGAGATGCGCCGGGTCGCCCGTGACCTGGCCCGCGAGGGCTACACCGTGCTGATCCCGGACCTGTTCGCCCGCGGCCGGGTGAAGCCGCTGTGCATCGCCTCGACGGTGGCGACGATGGCCACCGGCCGCGGCGCCGCGCTCGGCGACTGCGAGTCCGCGCGGCGCTGGCTGGCCGACCAGCCCACCGTCGACGCCGACCGGATCGGGGTCATGGGGTTCTGCATGGGCGGCGGGTTCGCGATGCTGCTGTCCCAGAGCGGTCTGTACCGGGTCGCGGTGCCGTTCTACGGCCGCGCCGGCGTCGAGGTGGAACCGGTCTGCCCGGTCGTCGCCAGCTTCGGCGGGCGGGACGCGCAGTTCGCCGACGGCTACCCGCAGCGCCTGGAGGCCGACCTGACCGAGCGGGGGATCCCGCACGACGTCGTCGTCTACCCCGAGGCCGGGCACTCGTTCATGACGCGCACGCCGGGTGTGAAGGGCGCGGTGGCGCGCCGGACGCCGCTGCACGCGGAGTACCACGAGCCGTCGGCGACGGACGCGACGGAGCGGGTACGGGCCTTCCTGCGCGACCACCTGTAG
- a CDS encoding VanZ family protein: MRVQPFVLSVLLSLVVLFTPASGVPTAPPVTDKVVHLLLFALLAWTGRAAGIRVWQLLGGLVVYAAASEVAQALLPIGRSGDVLDALVDVAGAALGVGLAVLVARRRPGRETSSRL, from the coding sequence GTGCGTGTCCAGCCGTTCGTCCTGTCGGTCCTGTTGAGCCTGGTGGTCCTGTTCACCCCGGCGTCCGGGGTCCCGACGGCACCTCCGGTTACCGACAAGGTCGTCCACCTGCTGCTGTTCGCGCTGCTGGCGTGGACCGGGCGGGCCGCCGGGATCCGGGTGTGGCAGCTGCTGGGCGGGCTCGTCGTCTACGCCGCGGCGTCGGAGGTCGCGCAGGCGTTGCTGCCGATCGGGCGCAGCGGGGACGTCCTCGACGCGCTCGTCGACGTCGCCGGGGCGGCGCTCGGGGTGGGGCTGGCCGTGCTGGTGGCGCGCCGCCGGCCGGGCCGCGAGACGTCATCGCGGCTCTGA
- a CDS encoding CoA-binding protein produces MTWENPPAWRRQQILRDTRTVAVVGASPNPARASNFVATYLLASTGFEVYFVNPNATTILGRPVYPSLAELPVVPDLVDVFRRPEDLDGVLDEVLALDPAPSTFWLQFGLFDEGLARRAEAAGLTVVMDRCLKVEHARFAGGLHLAGFDTGVITSRRRD; encoded by the coding sequence GTGACCTGGGAGAACCCGCCCGCGTGGCGGCGGCAGCAGATCCTGCGCGACACCCGCACCGTCGCCGTCGTCGGGGCGAGCCCCAACCCGGCCCGGGCCAGCAACTTCGTCGCCACCTACCTGCTGGCCTCGACCGGGTTCGAGGTGTACTTCGTCAACCCGAACGCGACCACGATCCTCGGGCGCCCGGTGTACCCCTCGCTCGCGGAGCTGCCGGTGGTGCCGGACCTGGTCGACGTGTTCCGCCGCCCCGAGGACCTCGACGGGGTGCTCGACGAGGTGCTCGCCCTCGACCCGGCGCCGTCGACGTTCTGGCTCCAGTTCGGCCTGTTCGACGAGGGGCTGGCCCGCCGCGCGGAGGCCGCCGGCCTGACCGTGGTGATGGACCGGTGCCTCAAGGTGGAGCACGCGCGCTTCGCCGGCGGGCTGCACCTGGCCGGGTTCGACACCGGAGTGATCACCTCGCGGCGCCGGGACTGA
- a CDS encoding O-acetylhomoserine aminocarboxypropyltransferase/cysteine synthase family protein, with product MSERDDQQDRAWGFRTRAVHAGTVPDAATGSRAVPIHQTTSYVFRDTDDAAALFALQKYGLIYSRIANPTVAALEERLASLDGGIGAVCTASGQAAEFLTFAALAGAGDHAVAAAGLYGGTITQLDVTLRRFGVDTTFVPGTDPADYAAAIRDNTKFVFAEVVSNPGGEVADIAGLAEVAHAAGLPLIIDATLATPYLCRPLEHGADIVIHSVTKFLGGHGTTLGGVVIESGRFDWGNGRFPGMTEPVPSYGGLTWWGNFQELGFLTKLRAEQLRDVGATLSAHSAFLLMQGVETLPQRMESHVAGAQKVAEWLEADPRVEYVTYPGLPSHRHHERARRYLPAGPGAVFAFGVRGGRAAGARFIESVQLCSHLANVGDARTLVLHPGSTTHQQLTTEQLEHAGVPEDMIRISVGLEDPDDIVWDLDQALTASQKETA from the coding sequence GTGAGCGAGCGCGATGATCAGCAGGACCGGGCCTGGGGCTTCCGCACCCGGGCCGTGCACGCGGGGACGGTGCCGGACGCCGCGACCGGTTCCCGGGCGGTGCCGATCCACCAGACGACCAGCTACGTCTTCCGCGACACCGACGACGCCGCGGCGCTGTTCGCGCTGCAGAAGTACGGGCTGATCTACTCCCGGATCGCCAACCCGACGGTGGCGGCGCTGGAGGAGCGCCTGGCCAGCCTCGACGGGGGTATCGGCGCGGTGTGCACGGCCAGCGGGCAGGCCGCCGAGTTCCTCACCTTCGCCGCGCTCGCCGGGGCGGGGGACCACGCCGTCGCCGCGGCCGGGCTGTACGGCGGCACCATCACCCAGCTCGACGTGACGCTGCGCCGCTTCGGCGTCGACACGACCTTCGTGCCGGGCACCGACCCGGCCGACTACGCCGCCGCGATCCGCGACAACACCAAGTTCGTCTTCGCCGAGGTCGTGTCCAACCCGGGTGGCGAGGTCGCCGACATCGCCGGGCTCGCCGAGGTCGCGCACGCGGCCGGGCTCCCGCTGATCATCGACGCGACGCTGGCGACGCCGTACCTGTGCCGGCCGCTGGAGCACGGCGCGGACATCGTGATCCACTCGGTGACGAAGTTCCTCGGCGGGCACGGCACCACCCTCGGCGGCGTCGTGATCGAGTCCGGCCGCTTCGACTGGGGCAACGGTCGCTTCCCCGGGATGACCGAGCCGGTCCCGTCCTACGGCGGGCTCACCTGGTGGGGCAACTTCCAGGAGCTCGGGTTCCTCACCAAGCTGCGTGCCGAGCAGCTGCGCGACGTCGGCGCCACGCTGTCCGCGCACTCGGCGTTCCTGCTGATGCAGGGCGTCGAGACGCTGCCGCAGCGGATGGAGTCCCACGTGGCAGGAGCGCAGAAGGTCGCCGAGTGGCTCGAGGCCGACCCGCGGGTGGAGTACGTGACCTACCCCGGGCTGCCGTCGCACCGCCACCACGAGCGGGCTCGCCGGTACCTGCCCGCGGGACCGGGCGCGGTGTTCGCGTTCGGGGTGCGCGGTGGCCGGGCCGCCGGGGCGCGGTTCATCGAGTCGGTGCAGCTGTGCAGCCACCTCGCCAACGTCGGCGACGCCCGCACCCTCGTCCTGCACCCCGGGTCCACCACCCACCAGCAGCTGACCACCGAGCAGCTGGAGCACGCCGGGGTCCCCGAGGACATGATCCGGATCTCGGTCGGGCTGGAGGACCCGGACGACATCGTCTGGGACCTCGACCAGGCCCTCACCGCCTCGCAGAAGGAGACCGCGTGA
- a CDS encoding M28 family peptidase produces the protein MGVQGRTRGRRTRDGLLALVTAAFVVAGCTAAGPATAPPPAGALSQQVTGAATGEAAVPHLRALERIADDNGGNRAAGTPGYDATVDYVAGVLRDAGFDVTTPTYDAGDGRELRNVVARTRGGDPARIVLAGAHLDSVQAGPGINDDGSGIAGLLAAATALGPQPGVGATVSFGFWGSEEDDLQGSTGYVRSLSEEEREHHLLYLNADMLGSPNGGYFVQGGRGEDDEERGPSGSGVVASVLAEELAAAGAPQPETIGLYGDDDGPFAEVGIPVAGAVTGDEDTKSRSQAQLWGGEAGRAYDGCYHSACDRIGNVDTVKLDRYTRAIAATLARFADATQRPAG, from the coding sequence ATGGGAGTGCAGGGGCGGACGCGGGGCCGGCGCACCCGTGACGGGCTGCTGGCACTGGTGACGGCGGCGTTCGTCGTCGCCGGGTGCACCGCGGCCGGGCCCGCCACCGCGCCGCCGCCCGCCGGGGCGCTGTCCCAGCAGGTCACAGGCGCCGCGACCGGCGAGGCCGCGGTGCCGCACCTGCGGGCCCTGGAACGCATCGCCGACGACAACGGCGGCAACCGCGCCGCCGGGACCCCCGGCTACGACGCGACGGTCGACTACGTCGCCGGCGTGCTGCGCGACGCCGGCTTCGACGTCACCACCCCCACCTACGACGCCGGGGACGGCCGCGAGCTGCGCAACGTCGTCGCCCGCACCCGCGGCGGCGACCCCGCCCGGATCGTGCTCGCCGGCGCCCACCTCGACTCCGTGCAGGCAGGCCCCGGCATCAACGACGACGGCAGCGGCATCGCCGGGCTGCTCGCCGCGGCGACCGCGCTCGGCCCGCAGCCGGGCGTCGGCGCCACCGTCTCCTTCGGGTTCTGGGGCTCGGAGGAGGACGACCTGCAGGGCTCGACCGGCTACGTGCGGTCCCTGTCGGAGGAGGAGCGCGAGCACCACCTGCTCTACCTCAACGCCGACATGCTCGGCTCGCCCAACGGCGGCTACTTCGTGCAGGGCGGCCGCGGCGAGGACGACGAGGAGCGGGGCCCGTCCGGCTCCGGCGTCGTCGCCTCGGTGCTGGCCGAGGAGCTGGCCGCGGCGGGCGCCCCGCAGCCCGAGACCATCGGCCTCTACGGCGACGACGACGGCCCCTTCGCCGAGGTCGGCATCCCGGTCGCGGGCGCGGTCACCGGCGACGAGGACACCAAGTCCCGCTCCCAGGCCCAGCTCTGGGGCGGTGAGGCGGGCCGGGCCTACGACGGCTGCTACCACTCGGCCTGCGACCGGATCGGCAACGTCGACACCGTGAAGCTGGACCGCTACACCCGGGCGATCGCGGCGACCCTGGCCCGTTTCGCCGACGCCACCCAGCGCCCCGCCGGCTGA